A single region of the Flavobacteriales bacterium genome encodes:
- a CDS encoding c-type cytochrome has translation MRMLKTYQGVIYSLVLVFSSIQLNAQPDGAAIFKQYCKACHSEGTDKTVGPGLKDVTTKRTKEWLKKWIKSSTELINSGDADAKKIFDEYNGLVMPDQNISDAEMDALIGYLEKLAKAEESTTPEASVVSPTTPKKKNTGNGILLLIFIAFILLGIILFLWNKFRRVQDKPSLTKAYEDQELQFKSFAGRHRKWFIFGGLFVLLFGMKTCWDAAFMVGVSQGYQPIQPIAFSHSVHAGQNQISCRYCHASAFKGKVAGIPSGNVCMNCHKYVKKGTRTGTEEIAKIYKAMDYDPQTGEYGPNPKPIEWVRVHNLPDLSYFNHAQHVVAGNVDCSKCHGEVQKMDTVFQYAPLTMAWCINCHRETEVPGMKTNPYYENLHKGLSGKYPGKKITVELMGGLDCSKCHY, from the coding sequence ATGAGGATGCTCAAAACATACCAAGGAGTAATTTACTCCTTGGTTTTGGTGTTTAGCTCCATTCAACTAAATGCACAACCTGATGGTGCAGCAATTTTTAAACAATATTGCAAAGCATGTCACTCGGAAGGAACAGACAAAACTGTTGGCCCGGGATTGAAGGATGTTACTACCAAGCGTACAAAAGAATGGCTAAAAAAATGGATCAAGAGTTCTACTGAACTTATCAATAGCGGAGATGCCGATGCCAAGAAAATATTTGATGAATACAACGGATTAGTAATGCCGGATCAAAATATTTCGGATGCGGAAATGGATGCATTAATTGGATATCTTGAAAAACTAGCCAAAGCAGAAGAATCAACAACCCCTGAAGCATCAGTAGTATCCCCTACTACACCAAAAAAAAAGAATACAGGAAACGGAATCTTATTATTGATCTTCATTGCCTTTATTTTGCTGGGGATAATTCTGTTTTTATGGAACAAATTTCGACGTGTACAGGATAAACCTTCATTAACGAAAGCATACGAAGATCAAGAATTACAGTTTAAATCATTTGCAGGTCGTCATCGTAAATGGTTCATATTTGGGGGACTCTTCGTTTTGCTATTTGGGATGAAAACATGTTGGGACGCAGCATTCATGGTAGGTGTATCGCAAGGATATCAACCAATTCAACCCATTGCATTTTCACATTCGGTTCATGCCGGTCAAAATCAAATCTCTTGCAGGTATTGCCATGCATCAGCTTTTAAAGGAAAAGTGGCAGGAATTCCATCCGGAAATGTATGTATGAATTGTCATAAATACGTAAAAAAAGGAACGAGAACCGGAACAGAGGAAATTGCAAAAATTTATAAGGCAATGGACTACGATCCTCAAACCGGTGAGTATGGTCCGAATCCAAAACCAATTGAATGGGTAAGGGTTCACAATCTTCCAGATCTTTCCTATTTCAACCATGCGCAACATGTTGTTGCAGGAAATGTTGATTGCTCCAAATGCCATGGGGAAGTTCAGAAAATGGACACAGTATTTCAATATGCCCCATTAACAATGGCATGGTGTATTAATTGCCACCGTGAAACAGAAGTTCCGGGAATGAAAACCAATCCGTACTACGAAAATCTTCACAAAGGATTAAGTGGCAAGTATCCCGGAAAAAAAATCACAGTTGAACTAATGGGTGGTCTCGACTGCTCCAAGTGTCACTATTAA
- the narI gene encoding respiratory nitrate reductase subunit gamma, which produces MFDRFIFIALPYAALALFIVGTIYRYRSRGYTVSSISSQFLEGKKLFWGSQPFHWGILFLFFGHLIAFLFPRTILAWNGSPMRLLILEVSSFAFGLCALFGLSMLIYRRLTTRRVQIVTSKMDMVVFGLLLTQLITGLFVAYFSRWGSSWFASIVSPYLKSIFLFDPQTDAMVNACTNSMSLYFHVIGAFLIIALVPFTRFIHFLVYPIQYAWRSYQQVIWNWDRKKIRTTTEPSPGKPSRNN; this is translated from the coding sequence ATGTTCGACCGATTCATCTTTATTGCCCTTCCCTACGCAGCCCTTGCGTTATTTATTGTAGGCACAATTTACAGGTACCGCAGCCGCGGGTATACAGTATCATCTATTTCTTCTCAATTTTTAGAAGGAAAAAAATTATTTTGGGGTAGCCAACCATTTCACTGGGGAATTTTATTTCTGTTTTTCGGACACCTTATTGCTTTCCTGTTTCCTCGAACAATTCTTGCCTGGAATGGTAGTCCGATGAGGCTTCTAATTCTTGAAGTGTCCTCCTTTGCATTTGGGTTGTGTGCACTTTTTGGTCTAAGCATGCTAATTTACCGCCGATTAACTACCAGGAGGGTTCAAATTGTGACTAGCAAAATGGACATGGTGGTATTCGGTTTGCTTTTAACCCAATTGATTACAGGCTTGTTTGTAGCATATTTCAGCCGTTGGGGTTCCTCATGGTTTGCATCAATTGTATCTCCTTATTTGAAATCTATCTTCTTGTTTGATCCTCAAACAGACGCAATGGTAAACGCATGTACTAACAGTATGTCGCTATATTTCCATGTTATTGGAGCCTTCCTGATTATTGCACTCGTTCCTTTTACACGCTTCATTCACTTCTTGGTATATCCAATCCAATACGCTTGGAGAAGCTATCAACAGGTTATTTGGAATTGGGATCGAAAAAAAATTCGAACCACCACAGAGCCTTCCCCAGGTAAACCATCAAGAAATAACTAA
- the narH gene encoding nitrate reductase subunit beta, with protein sequence MDVRSQVAMVFHLDKCIGCHTCSIACKNIWTDRKGAEYMWWNNVETKPGTGYPTKWEDQEIYKGGWEKNGDSVSLKGAGRLRGLKNIFHNPHMPVLDDYYEPWTYKYQDLFNAPEGNDQPTARPVSLVTGETIDVKSGPNWDDDLGGSPDYGRQDVNLKDLSPAEREAMFQLERMTFHYLPRICNHCLNPACVASCPSGALYKRGEDGVVLINQDRCRAWRMCVTACPYKKSYYNWNTGKSEKCVLCYPRLESGQAPACFHSCVGRIRYLGVLLYDASRIEKIAGADDKELVDRQLEIYLDPFDPEVIKAAKANGVADSTIEAAQKSPVYKFLKVWKLALPLHPEFRTLPNLFYVPALLPGMAQVADGVYDSTTQSLWGGIEQSRLPIKYLASLFSAGNTGKVVEVMKRLMAVRLHRRGETVGDLSKEEIGAAMKEVNMDGETADAIFRLTALASFDERFVIPAAHREESIEMLENTADYKGETGFGFRQRPARGL encoded by the coding sequence ATGGATGTAAGATCTCAAGTAGCAATGGTGTTTCACCTCGACAAATGTATCGGGTGTCACACATGTTCTATTGCCTGTAAAAATATTTGGACCGACAGAAAAGGTGCTGAATATATGTGGTGGAACAATGTAGAAACCAAGCCGGGAACAGGCTATCCAACCAAATGGGAAGACCAAGAAATATATAAAGGTGGATGGGAAAAAAACGGAGACTCCGTTTCACTGAAAGGCGCGGGACGCTTGCGTGGATTGAAAAACATTTTTCATAATCCCCACATGCCGGTGTTAGACGATTATTATGAACCCTGGACATATAAATATCAGGATTTATTTAACGCTCCTGAAGGAAATGACCAACCAACCGCACGTCCTGTTTCTTTGGTTACAGGGGAAACAATTGATGTAAAATCAGGTCCAAATTGGGATGATGATTTAGGAGGTTCACCCGATTACGGAAGACAGGATGTCAACCTAAAAGATCTTTCTCCTGCCGAACGAGAAGCCATGTTTCAACTGGAAAGAATGACTTTTCATTATTTACCACGTATTTGCAATCACTGCTTAAACCCTGCTTGTGTTGCATCATGTCCCTCAGGCGCACTCTACAAAAGAGGTGAAGACGGTGTTGTTCTTATCAATCAAGATCGCTGTCGCGCCTGGAGGATGTGTGTTACCGCATGCCCATACAAAAAGAGTTACTACAACTGGAATACTGGAAAATCTGAAAAATGTGTATTGTGTTATCCACGTTTAGAATCAGGTCAAGCTCCGGCTTGTTTCCACTCGTGTGTTGGTCGAATTCGCTACCTGGGAGTTCTTTTATATGATGCTTCCAGAATTGAAAAAATTGCCGGAGCTGACGACAAGGAGTTAGTAGATCGTCAATTAGAAATTTACCTTGACCCTTTCGATCCGGAAGTCATTAAGGCTGCCAAAGCAAATGGGGTTGCAGATTCTACAATTGAGGCTGCACAAAAATCTCCGGTGTATAAGTTCCTTAAAGTTTGGAAACTTGCACTACCGCTCCATCCTGAATTCAGAACATTACCGAACCTGTTTTATGTACCGGCATTGTTACCTGGAATGGCCCAGGTCGCAGATGGTGTTTACGATTCTACAACACAATCACTTTGGGGTGGAATTGAACAAAGTCGATTGCCAATAAAATACTTGGCTTCACTTTTCTCAGCTGGGAACACAGGAAAAGTAGTTGAAGTAATGAAACGACTTATGGCCGTGCGTTTGCATCGTCGCGGTGAAACCGTAGGTGATTTGAGTAAAGAAGAAATTGGTGCTGCTATGAAAGAAGTAAATATGGATGGAGAAACCGCAGACGCTATTTTCCGACTCACTGCCTTGGCATCATTTGATGAGCGTTTTGTAATTCCGGCCGCACATCGCGAAGAATCAATCGAAATGCTCGAAAACACAGCGGATTACAAAGGTGAAACTGGCTTTGGATTCCGTCAACGTCCCGCACGCGGTTTATAA
- a CDS encoding nitrate reductase subunit alpha produces MSWIEDIISPKTRKWEEFYRNRWQYDKVVRSTHGVNCTGGCSWNIHVKDGIVVWETQALDYPLLESSLPPYEPRGCQRGISYSWYLYSPIRVKYPLIRGTLLDLFRKEKEKTGGDPIKAWENLQNDPEKRKRYQWARGKGGFRRTKWDEVLELIAAANLYTVKKYGPDRIIGFSPIPAMSQMSYAAGARYLQLMGGVNLSFYDWYCDLPNAYPEIWGEQTDVCESADWYNAKFCVSMGANLGMTRTPDIHFFSESKHNGTKTVVMSPDFSMVAKHADQWIPCHAGSDGAFWMAVTHVILKEYHADRQVPYFIDYIKKYTDSPFLVELEQHGDVLRPGRVVRANRVSKYQNVENGDWKFLAVDKNTGKLVLPIGTIGHRWDKTPGKWNLKFEDEIDGTTFDPELTFIDKHDEVKMVEFVEYGLNKTAKRGVPVRYIDTLNGKIAAVTIYDLIMSQYGVARGLPGEYPSNYDDDKQAYTPAWQEVFTGVGRKTVIKFAHEWANTAEITNGKCMVIVGAAINHWFHGNLMYRASIMAQMLTGCNGVNGGGMNHYVGQEKLAPMDSWSTIMSGKDWQGANRLQQGPIWHYINSDQWRYDNNQVEYNSVPLDNKYSQMHSADWTVVAVRNGWMPFYPQYDQNNLDLSAEALASGAKTDDEIRNYVVEKIKAKKLNYSVADPDNPINFPRNWFIWRGNALMSSAKGHEYMLDHYLGTHTNKIADEVAEKHVHEILWREAPKGKMDLIVDINFRMDTSALYSDIVLPTASWYEKADINSTDMHSFIHPLSAAVPPVWEAKSDWQIFQTIAKTVSEMAKSFMPDTVKDIVNTPLSHDSIDEISQPRMLDWYKGECDAIPGKTMHKIAIVERNYTEIYHKYISLGANIEKNAIGAHGVSYMADDVYLEMAKDKRHVQSFKGKDYPSLKEDVEAINAVLRLSTLTNGKLNMRAYKNMEKKTGMPLADLGAGSEDVLIDYKDLQAQPRRYNTSPLWSGLMNNGRAYAAYTYNVEKLVPWRTLTGRQHFYLDHDGYIAFGEHLPTYKPSPTPEVYGDLRKTVNDGKAKILNVLTPHGKWHIHSTYGDTLRMLTLSRGMEPCWMSEEDAREIGVNDNDWVEVYNDHGVYCTRACVSARIPKGVCIVYHSPERTYSVPKSQVRGNRRAGGHNSFTRVHLKPNLMTGGYAQFSYHFNYWGPVGVNRDTHVLVRKMEKVVF; encoded by the coding sequence ATGAGCTGGATTGAAGATATCATCTCCCCGAAAACACGTAAATGGGAGGAATTCTATAGAAATCGCTGGCAGTACGACAAAGTAGTACGCAGCACACATGGAGTAAACTGTACAGGTGGTTGTTCCTGGAACATCCACGTAAAAGACGGAATTGTAGTTTGGGAAACACAGGCTTTGGACTATCCATTACTGGAAAGTTCACTTCCTCCTTACGAACCTAGGGGTTGTCAACGCGGTATTTCCTACTCATGGTACCTCTATAGTCCAATTCGCGTGAAATACCCACTGATTCGAGGGACACTTCTTGATCTATTCAGAAAAGAAAAAGAAAAAACGGGCGGCGACCCTATCAAGGCTTGGGAGAATTTGCAAAACGACCCTGAAAAGAGAAAGCGCTATCAGTGGGCACGCGGAAAGGGAGGATTTAGACGGACCAAATGGGATGAAGTTTTAGAACTCATTGCAGCTGCAAATTTATACACTGTAAAAAAATACGGACCTGATAGAATCATAGGATTTTCTCCGATTCCCGCAATGTCGCAAATGAGTTATGCTGCAGGTGCTCGCTACCTCCAATTAATGGGAGGAGTTAATTTGAGTTTTTACGACTGGTATTGCGATTTACCAAATGCATATCCAGAAATATGGGGAGAACAAACAGACGTTTGCGAAAGCGCCGACTGGTACAACGCAAAATTCTGTGTTTCGATGGGAGCAAATCTTGGTATGACAAGAACACCTGATATTCACTTTTTCTCCGAATCAAAACACAACGGAACGAAAACAGTGGTTATGTCGCCAGACTTCAGCATGGTAGCAAAACATGCTGACCAATGGATTCCATGTCACGCCGGTTCGGATGGTGCATTCTGGATGGCAGTTACTCATGTAATTCTAAAAGAATATCATGCCGATCGTCAGGTTCCCTACTTCATTGATTACATCAAGAAATACACTGATTCTCCATTTCTGGTGGAATTGGAACAACATGGCGACGTTCTTCGCCCTGGCCGTGTAGTAAGAGCAAATCGAGTTTCAAAATACCAAAACGTTGAAAATGGCGACTGGAAATTTCTTGCTGTTGATAAAAACACCGGAAAACTAGTCTTACCTATAGGTACTATTGGCCATCGCTGGGATAAAACCCCGGGTAAATGGAATCTGAAATTCGAGGATGAGATTGACGGAACTACATTCGATCCTGAATTAACCTTCATCGACAAACATGATGAAGTAAAAATGGTTGAATTTGTAGAATATGGTTTAAATAAAACTGCAAAACGTGGTGTTCCGGTAAGATACATCGACACGCTAAACGGAAAAATTGCTGCAGTTACCATCTATGATCTTATTATGAGTCAATATGGTGTTGCGCGGGGATTACCTGGTGAATATCCATCAAACTACGATGATGATAAGCAAGCATATACTCCGGCTTGGCAAGAAGTCTTTACAGGTGTTGGAAGAAAAACAGTCATAAAGTTTGCGCATGAATGGGCAAATACCGCTGAAATAACCAACGGAAAGTGCATGGTCATTGTTGGAGCCGCCATCAACCATTGGTTTCACGGAAACTTGATGTACCGAGCTTCTATTATGGCACAAATGCTCACCGGCTGTAATGGTGTAAACGGAGGTGGCATGAACCACTACGTAGGACAAGAAAAACTTGCACCAATGGATTCATGGTCTACCATTATGTCTGGAAAAGACTGGCAAGGTGCAAATCGCCTACAACAAGGTCCGATTTGGCACTACATAAATTCAGACCAGTGGCGATATGATAACAACCAGGTTGAATACAACTCAGTACCGCTAGACAATAAATATTCTCAAATGCATTCTGCCGATTGGACTGTGGTTGCAGTGCGAAATGGATGGATGCCATTTTATCCTCAATATGATCAGAACAATCTTGATTTGTCAGCAGAGGCTCTTGCATCGGGTGCAAAAACCGATGATGAAATAAGAAATTATGTAGTTGAAAAAATTAAAGCTAAAAAACTCAACTATTCGGTAGCGGATCCAGACAATCCTATCAATTTCCCACGCAACTGGTTTATTTGGAGAGGAAATGCATTGATGTCGAGCGCCAAAGGCCATGAATATATGCTTGACCACTATCTGGGCACACACACAAATAAAATTGCGGATGAAGTCGCGGAAAAACATGTACACGAAATTTTGTGGCGAGAAGCTCCAAAAGGGAAAATGGACCTAATCGTCGACATTAATTTCAGAATGGACACTTCTGCACTTTACTCTGACATAGTGCTTCCAACTGCATCATGGTATGAAAAAGCCGACATCAACTCAACAGACATGCACTCCTTTATTCATCCATTATCTGCAGCAGTTCCACCAGTTTGGGAAGCAAAGAGTGACTGGCAAATTTTTCAAACAATTGCCAAAACGGTAAGCGAAATGGCAAAATCATTTATGCCTGATACTGTTAAGGATATTGTAAATACCCCGCTTTCTCACGATTCCATAGATGAAATCTCCCAACCCAGAATGCTGGATTGGTACAAGGGAGAATGTGATGCCATTCCCGGAAAGACCATGCATAAAATTGCCATTGTAGAAAGAAACTACACTGAAATCTATCACAAATACATCAGCCTAGGTGCCAACATCGAGAAAAATGCAATTGGTGCTCATGGTGTAAGCTATATGGCAGATGACGTTTACTTGGAAATGGCAAAAGACAAGAGGCATGTGCAATCTTTTAAAGGCAAGGACTATCCATCCTTGAAAGAAGATGTTGAAGCTATCAATGCAGTGCTCCGACTTTCAACCCTCACAAATGGGAAATTAAATATGAGGGCATACAAAAACATGGAGAAAAAAACCGGTATGCCTCTAGCTGATCTTGGGGCAGGAAGTGAAGACGTCTTAATTGATTATAAAGACTTGCAAGCACAACCTCGTCGATATAACACTTCTCCACTTTGGTCGGGATTGATGAATAATGGCAGAGCATACGCTGCCTACACTTACAATGTTGAGAAGTTGGTGCCTTGGAGGACACTTACAGGAAGACAACATTTTTACCTCGATCATGATGGATACATCGCTTTTGGTGAACACCTTCCAACCTATAAGCCTTCACCAACTCCTGAAGTGTATGGTGACCTACGTAAAACTGTAAACGATGGAAAAGCTAAAATTCTTAATGTATTAACACCACATGGTAAATGGCACATCCACTCAACTTATGGCGACACATTGCGCATGTTAACACTCTCTCGAGGTATGGAACCATGCTGGATGAGCGAAGAAGACGCAAGGGAAATTGGTGTAAACGACAACGACTGGGTTGAAGTTTATAATGACCATGGGGTGTATTGCACACGAGCATGTGTCAGCGCAAGGATTCCAAAAGGTGTTTGTATTGTTTACCACTCTCCAGAAAGAACCTATTCGGTTCCAAAATCTCAAGTTCGAGGAAACAGGAGGGCAGGTGGCCACAACAGCTTCACTCGCGTGCACCTTAAGCCTAATCTAATGACAGGTGGTTATGCACAATTCTCTTACCACTTCAATTATTGGGGTCCGGTAGGCGTAAACCGAGACACTCACGTACTTGTGAGAAAAATGGAAAAAGTAGTATTCTAA
- a CDS encoding cytochrome c — MKIKINPAEWPWIFGNGTRKGIKVLLIGGAFLQFQTAHSQSGEEIFKTNCAACHTVGDGKLVGPDLQGVTTKRKEDWLLKFIKSSQTVVKSGDAYANAIFNEFNKMVMPDQALSDAQIKSILTFIASKGEPAPKEVKPENTTEEPVVTEAPKRKEPLASVNLAENGRLIFDGSIRLQNGGASCITCHHVSTPNMISGGTLAKDLTKAYSRLGGEPGIKAILSAPPFPAMGQAYKDKPLTEEEISYLTAFLGNVDAADLYTNPAEGDPLLVGGFSIFLVLIVIIALVWFNKKNKMVKQEIYDRQTKASN, encoded by the coding sequence ATGAAAATCAAAATAAACCCAGCCGAATGGCCCTGGATTTTCGGAAACGGAACCCGAAAAGGCATTAAAGTACTACTGATTGGAGGAGCATTTCTTCAATTTCAAACAGCGCATTCGCAAAGTGGCGAAGAAATTTTTAAAACCAATTGCGCTGCCTGCCACACGGTTGGAGACGGAAAACTTGTTGGACCAGACTTGCAAGGGGTAACCACAAAAAGAAAGGAAGATTGGCTACTTAAATTCATCAAAAGTTCTCAAACAGTTGTTAAGTCAGGAGATGCTTATGCCAATGCCATTTTTAATGAATTCAACAAAATGGTAATGCCAGATCAAGCTTTGTCTGATGCGCAAATCAAATCCATATTAACTTTTATTGCCAGCAAAGGAGAACCTGCTCCAAAAGAAGTAAAACCCGAAAACACCACAGAAGAGCCTGTTGTTACTGAAGCACCCAAAAGAAAAGAACCTTTGGCATCTGTAAATTTGGCCGAAAACGGGAGACTCATTTTCGACGGCTCAATTCGTCTTCAAAATGGAGGTGCATCTTGTATTACTTGTCATCATGTAAGTACTCCAAATATGATTTCAGGAGGAACTTTGGCAAAGGATCTTACAAAAGCATATTCAAGACTTGGTGGAGAGCCGGGAATAAAAGCCATATTATCCGCACCACCTTTTCCCGCAATGGGCCAAGCCTATAAAGACAAACCGCTTACCGAGGAGGAAATAAGTTATTTAACTGCATTCTTAGGTAATGTAGATGCAGCCGACCTATACACCAATCCGGCAGAAGGTGACCCACTGTTAGTAGGAGGATTTTCAATTTTCCTGGTCTTGATTGTCATCATTGCACTGGTGTGGTTCAACAAGAAAAACAAAATGGTCAAACAAGAAATATACGACCGTCAAACTAAAGCAAGTAATTAA
- the nadB gene encoding L-aspartate oxidase, with protein MLATDVVIVGSGIAGLSAALYLAEKNSGKRILILNKSNYKESNSFLAQGGLAIPIGENDNIEFHITDTLNSGAFLNDKKVVEFVSEQSTYALSDLEKWGVEFDREDNGKYHLGLEGAHSRNRIVHSGDKTGEAIIKSLIRKTLDFPNITLLENCFVIDLILSGDKKSCLGLIFLDNETEQKIPVYSAYTILAGGGVGQVYSRTTNPIVATGDTIAMAHRAGAVIKGMEFIQFHPTVFYSPNHLNTFLITEALRGYGAYLVNAKGKRFLFETDVRGELASRDVISIAIQAELLKTSEEFVFLDCRHLDKNELARRFSGFLKNCQERNLDPIYDLIPIAPAAHYCCGGIETTTDGQSNIKNLFALGECAYTGLHGANRLASNSLPEAQVFAKKCADFISSQGFPPRVYSVKLPNSNARIHKKFSPIIENLRNELKHIMDRMSGAIRSEEGLRTALKKIELINHEFKAYFGQSSPTVYQYELRNMIDVAFLIIHSSILRKNSIGCFFKI; from the coding sequence ATGCTGGCCACAGATGTCGTAATAGTAGGATCAGGAATAGCAGGATTAAGTGCCGCTTTGTATTTGGCTGAAAAAAATTCCGGGAAAAGAATTCTCATTCTGAATAAATCCAACTATAAAGAATCGAACTCTTTTTTGGCACAAGGAGGACTTGCCATTCCCATAGGGGAAAATGACAATATTGAATTTCATATCACAGACACACTAAATTCTGGAGCTTTTTTAAATGATAAAAAAGTAGTTGAGTTCGTTTCTGAGCAATCAACCTATGCATTAAGTGACTTAGAAAAGTGGGGAGTAGAATTCGACCGTGAAGATAATGGGAAATACCACCTTGGCTTAGAAGGAGCGCATAGTAGGAATAGAATTGTACATTCCGGAGACAAAACCGGAGAAGCAATTATCAAATCTTTAATCCGAAAAACGCTAGATTTCCCGAATATCACACTTTTAGAAAATTGCTTTGTAATAGATTTAATTCTTTCAGGAGACAAAAAAAGTTGTCTCGGATTAATTTTTCTGGATAACGAGACTGAACAAAAAATTCCGGTTTATTCTGCCTATACCATTTTAGCAGGCGGGGGAGTCGGTCAAGTCTATTCCCGCACCACCAATCCCATAGTTGCTACTGGAGACACTATTGCAATGGCACATAGAGCAGGCGCAGTAATAAAAGGAATGGAATTTATACAATTTCACCCAACCGTATTTTATAGCCCCAACCACCTCAATACCTTCTTAATTACTGAAGCACTTCGGGGTTACGGTGCATATCTTGTAAACGCCAAAGGAAAAAGATTTCTATTTGAAACTGATGTCAGAGGTGAACTTGCTTCCAGAGATGTAATTTCAATTGCTATTCAAGCTGAACTTCTTAAAACAAGTGAGGAATTTGTTTTCCTTGATTGCAGACATCTCGATAAAAACGAGTTAGCGCGACGATTTTCAGGCTTTCTTAAAAACTGTCAGGAAAGAAATTTAGATCCGATCTATGATCTTATACCTATTGCACCGGCAGCCCATTATTGTTGTGGGGGCATTGAAACTACAACAGATGGGCAAAGTAATATAAAAAATCTATTTGCATTAGGTGAATGCGCATATACCGGTTTACATGGCGCAAATCGATTAGCATCAAACTCTTTACCTGAAGCACAGGTTTTTGCCAAAAAATGCGCCGATTTCATTTCTTCTCAGGGTTTTCCTCCACGAGTATACTCAGTAAAACTTCCAAACTCAAATGCTAGGATTCATAAAAAATTTTCACCCATTATAGAAAATCTTAGAAATGAATTAAAACACATTATGGATCGTATGTCGGGGGCTATCCGTTCGGAGGAAGGATTGCGAACCGCGCTAAAAAAAATAGAACTAATCAATCATGAATTTAAAGCCTACTTCGGGCAATCCTCTCCAACGGTTTACCAATACGAATTAAGAAACATGATTGACGTTGCATTTTTAATTATTCATTCCTCGATTCTGAGGAAAAATTCTATTGGGTGTTTTTTCAAAATATGA